The nucleotide sequence CCTCGTCACGCAGCAGCCCGAGCACGTGGTCGAGGTCGTCCAGCGCGGCACGGGCGGAGTCCTCGATGGCGGTGAGCGCCTGCTCGGTGAACTCGGGATCCGACCTCAGCGTCCGTCGCGCGGCCCCGGCCTGGATGGTCACGACGCTCAGCGCGTGCCCGACGGAGTCGTGCAGTTCGCGCGCGAGCCGGTTGCGTTCGGCGAGTTGTTCGGTGCGCTTCTCCAGCTGGGCGATCCGTTCCGCGGCCGAGACCCCCAGCAGGCTCTTGGCGCAGCGGGTCAGCACCGCGCCCGCTCCCCACACGACGTAGGCCAGCGCGACCACGCCGAGCAGGCACGCCAGCGGGATCCACGCGCTCGCCCAGCCCTTCGGCACCTCGATCGGATCCTCGGTGGAGAGGGTGATCCGGCCGGTGAACGGGGCCGCGACCGTGAACCCGAACGCGACCGGGACGAGCAAGCTCACCAGGCTGACGACACAGCCGGTGCTCACGTGCAGCAGGAACATCGCGGTCGACCGCAACCGGACGGGCCAGCTCGACGCGGGCCCGAACGTCACACCGGGCACGGGATCGTCCAGGAGTTCCCGCACGGCCGCGCCCTCCAGCACCCGGACGGCGGGGATGAACGACGACGCGACCATCACCAGGACGACGGTGACCAGCGCGATGACGAGGCCGCGTTCCACCGTCACGACGAGGGGAAGCACCGACGGCACCACGATGGCGGCGAAGAGGATGTACGGCACGCTCAGCGCGCCGCCGAGGATGAAAAACACCCAACGGCGGTAGGTCGCCCGGTCGACGAGCGGGCCGAAAAGTCGCATGCGCTCTTTCTAGCGCGTGCCGGCCGGGCGCGGATCCCGCATCAGTACCTCCGCGATCTCCCTCGCGAGGGTGACCCGATGGGCGTCCCCGTCGATCCCGGTGTGCGCGACAGCGCCCTCGACGAGGAGGAAGAGCTGCTCCGCGAGCCTTTCCGGATCGTCCGCGTACGGGGCGTCCTCCCGGATCAGTTCGGCGAACTTCGCCCGCACGGCCGCCTTGTGCCGCCGGATCACGTCGAGTCCGGGATGCCCCGCGGGCAGTTCGGCGGCCGCGTTGAGGAACGCGCACCCCCGGTCACTCCCGAGCCGGGGGTGGTCGATGTAGGAGTCGAAGACCACGAGTGCCCGGGGACGATCGG is from Amycolatopsis lurida and encodes:
- a CDS encoding sensor histidine kinase; its protein translation is MRLFGPLVDRATYRRWVFFILGGALSVPYILFAAIVVPSVLPLVVTVERGLVIALVTVVLVMVASSFIPAVRVLEGAAVRELLDDPVPGVTFGPASSWPVRLRSTAMFLLHVSTGCVVSLVSLLVPVAFGFTVAAPFTGRITLSTEDPIEVPKGWASAWIPLACLLGVVALAYVVWGAGAVLTRCAKSLLGVSAAERIAQLEKRTEQLAERNRLARELHDSVGHALSVVTIQAGAARRTLRSDPEFTEQALTAIEDSARAALDDLDHVLGLLRDEASSRTPQSGLAELPALVEATRLAGAEVAAEVRGEPSSVPPVVSREAYRILQECLTNALRHAGKVPVTVLVDAGTELLRLRVSNPLGAASPSRDGGGRGLRGMTERVEVLGGTITAGRADGFWKVEVAVPWGKRR
- a CDS encoding TetR/AcrR family transcriptional regulator, giving the protein MLTPAGERVLSAASELFYREGLNAVGVAAVAEAAGVTKKTLYACFGSKTELTVAYLRRRHDVWWAYLEERLAEADRPRALVVFDSYIDHPRLGSDRGCAFLNAAAELPAGHPGLDVIRRHKAAVRAKFAELIREDAPYADDPERLAEQLFLLVEGAVAHTGIDGDAHRVTLAREIAEVLMRDPRPAGTR